In Lathyrus oleraceus cultivar Zhongwan6 chromosome 2, CAAS_Psat_ZW6_1.0, whole genome shotgun sequence, the DNA window CTTACACATATCATTATTACAAGATATTAGATATCTCTTCTTATAAGAATCTTTCACCTTAAAATCCATAATGTTTCATGTGATATTTCTTTATGGTAAGCGCACAATCATTTTTGGATACAATGtttcatcattttatcgaaattttttttggatatcaaattttaaaaaaatcacttaattttgaatctatttcaaatagcttttcataaaaatcatttttaatatACAACTTTTCGAAAAAATTATGATTTTGAttatgttttgatcttcaataatgtatatttatgttatagaacGAATAgttcaatcttttaatttataaaaaacaaatttagaaaaacttataatattttgaaaaatattttttaagaatccattttcaaaaataaaaagaaaaaatccattttttaaAAGGTAAAACAAACTGGCCCTTTATCCTATACAAAAGAATCTCTAATATAGTAATTTCTAAATAATAACTATATTTtgttatgttttttatttttgatattagtcttttgaaattatttttctttatgttttctttttattttatctaatgtataataaatataaatatcacattttatatcataaatatatatattttttgtttttaattttataataaaaaaatatttaattttttatattatttcaGTTTGGTTTATAAAATTATATTTCTTACATAAATTTTGTGAAGTTATTTATATTTGTTGAATTATTTGCGTTCTAAATTTTATAAACAGCGTAATAAAATGTATTAATGTAGTTTATGGATTATATGATTATTAATAAAATTTAGAAATTTTTGATTTAGATGACGAAATTGTAGTTGTATGCCATAAATTTCTATGAATATCTTGTATATAAATCtatttattatatatattaaattCAATGTTTCAAATTATTTTGTTACATCTAACACTAACTTCTTCAAAAATAATCCGCCTTCCTACGGTTTCCTATCTCCGATTACGGTTTAATTTCTATAATTACAATTCAATTTTTTAATTCCTACAATTATCCGTTCAATTTTTTCCTTCCCACAATTACTGACAAATAGATTTTGGATGATTGTTCTTGCAGAATTCAATTTTGGATTTTCTTAATTACTGTTCGAATTTAGGATTAAGATTGTTCGAGTTTGGGATTAAGATTGAAGCATTTGGTATGCGGTATGCGTGAAGCTGTTCTTGCAAGATTCAATTTTGGATATCTCCGATTACGGTTTAATTTCTCCTTTCCATAAACTCCAATAGTTGATTATAATTTTCGATTTATTCTAATTATtgatatttattatttttaataataaaattaattttatttgaattataaataataaatatagATAATAAATGCCTATTAGATTATATTCAATAAGAATTAGAGACATAAGAAAATATGTACAATGTATTATATATGTTAACCATTATCTCTAATATTAATAAAATTACACGAAATAAAAAAAGTTACTAAAATAAATATTATTCTAGAAATTATTCATAACTAATATTTATTAAAATTGATCTATCAATATTTAATTTGAATcaataaaatataaattttattaCACGAAATAAGAAAAGTTACTAAGATAAATATTACTCTAGAAATTATTCATAACTAATATTTATTAAAATTGATCTATCAACATTTAATTTGAATCAACAAAATATAAATTTTAttctttaataaaaaaattaattttattctctataaaaataaaatttatttgtCACTAATAATAGAAGAAGGACAATTATTCTTAAGACAAAACGTCATAAATCAATGTAAAGAGTTATTCAAAACTTTAATGTCATAAAATTTAATGatattattaaaaaaaactaaaagttgataaaatatttactataaattatatttaaaattgTTCCCAATTAAATGCAATAatgaatataataaataatatttaacTTTTTTTATTATTAACATTAAACATATCGACATGATTATTTACTTACCTATAAAATGATTGACTAATCAAATTTTATCATCATTAATAATTAATTGGATTATAATTGTATTATAATTTAGAAATGATATTGATTTATTATTATGAAAATCATATTTTACATATATAAatcaaatatattaaattaaaattaatcttAACATTCTAATCATAATTTATTCATAGGATTAAATTTTTTAAGGTCACTATTAATGACAACTCAACAAAAAAACTCACTATTGTTGCAATCATCTCTACAACAGTGAAGATATTTAAAGGTAATTATGTATTTAACCGTTATAGATTTTGTAGCCATGGAATATACTTTATCCATTAAATGCTAACATTTTTGAATTATCATTTTAAATAACTAAAATTTAAAGTTAGTCTTTCACTGTCTCTTTTTATTTTGTATAAATTATCATTCCATCAAATGACCAACTAGAAATAAAGGAGATTCTAATCACTTAGTTGTCAAATATGTCACCTTAAATGAGGATGACCCAAAATAGAACTACACTGTAAAATATAATGGCAATGACATGGGAGTCAGATACACAAATACActataaattttatttaaatactcttttgtaaataaaattttaaagttattttacttaccaatttttttttaacttttaaATATATGAGGTTTTCTTCATAGTTTGAGCAACTATAAATGAAATTGATGATACATTTGAATGTCATTACATTGAATGTGAAAAATATATGAAGAAACTTAAATAAGAAGGTCATGAATTGAAATGTCCTTCGTGTGAAACACCTTCAAAATGTCCAAAACCAAGGTTAAACATTTTCAATCATAAACCATCTTATCAAAAATATTATTAGTAATATAATATAGAAACATGTAATCGCATGTTGAAGATAATACTAAAAATGTTCGATGAAACCGCTAAAGCAACTTTAACATTATTTGATCAAGAGGCACAAAAGCTACTCAATACAATGACTTAAATGCTCTTGCAACAACAAGCCAACATGTCTACACCATCAATATTACATAATCTCTGTCATTGTACTCTTATTTTTGAAATAAAGTTGTCTGCAAAAAATTTAAAAGAATGGTCACAAATCTACACGGTATCACGAACTTTTGTACCAACTGATATTCTACACGAACCAATTCTAAAAACACCTATTAAACATGTAATTAAATTTGTACTATAATTATACAAATATGTTCTAACTTTATGAATATTAACAATATATTTATTACATATAGGAGTCTATATCACCACCAATGATTCAAGATAAATAAGATCACcaagaagatgaaaaagaagaagaagaacgTGGAAGAGGAAATGATGGTGACAACATCAATGGTAAACCATACAAGTAAAGGAAAACAAAAACTCGCAGTGCTAAACAAAGgttaatcataacatcatcaGATGATAAAACACATATCAAAGGGAATTCAAAAAATAATAGTAGCAACAATAAACTTCTGATATTATCCTTTAACGATGAATCACTTCTCATATACAAATTTGAGATTAAAAAAATCcattaaaacaaaacaaaggaacAACAAATGCTCATCTAAGAAAAAAATAACCCAAAACCACAAAAATTGATTCTAATTTTGAAGTCTTCTTTCATGTCTTAACATTTTATTTTGATGTCTCGCCTTGCATTTCCATATTTATAAATATATTACTTTTCAATTAAAATTAGACTATTTTGTTTTGTTATGCTAATCTTATTATCCACATTAGATTTTTTATAGTAAAAAATATCTACAAgaaataaatttttattttattttaataacTTCTATTTACTATCCGTCACTAGTGCAGAAAGAAGATTTTACACCCGTTTTTTATACATATTACACCCGTTATGATAGGGTGTAAATTCAAAGGGTGAGATATGTATGAAgaatttacacccgttttaaaacgggtgtaaaaagagaatatattacaccctattttagatttaaaaaaagGGTGTAATTGGTAGATATATACATTAAATTTTAAGACATTTACACCCAATTTAAtataaaacgggtgtaaattgtCACCTATTACACCCTGTTTTAGATAAAAAAAGGTGTAATTGGTAGATATATACATTGAATTTTAGGACATTTACACCCTATTTAAtataaaacgggtgtaaattgtCACCTACATACATTGAAGTTAAACGAATTTACACCCTATTATAATTCAAACGGGTGTAAAATGACAAATATTTACACCCTATTTTTGATATATCAAATGTAAAATATCTTATAATTACATTTAATTTTAACACATTTACACCCTATTTTGTGTATGAAGGGTGTAAAATatctcaatttttttaaaaatattttatttgaaatttcattaaaccaaatatttttatatattccTGGATATtcaataaaaaacaaaaataaccAAAACAAACATTTCTCTAATCTTTAGAATCTTGCACCAAGTCATACAAGAATATATTCTCCTGTATTACTTGTTTTTCTTCTGGATTTCTGTTGTTGGTTCATTGTTCAGTCCAGCCACCAATCCATCTTCGGTAACATTGATATAAGGGCTCTGATCGATTGAAGAGTCTAATGGTGCGTTTGGTTTAGAAATCTGCATTGCCATTAATAGAGAAAACAGCAGTTCAACCACTAGAAATGCTCCACTTAGTGCACCAAGATGATATAACTTGCATAGCATTCAAAGATAGTATAGAACAAATGAAAGAATAAACCCTTTATCAATAAGCTTATTAAGTACACAAAAAGTAACATTTTCTACCTTCTTCTGTTGATGCATATAATGGCTAGAGTGTAGTACATCAAGAAATTCATTAGCAGCTCTTACCCACCTGCAACACGAAAATTACTTTTAATTTGTTTTATAATAGTAGTTGCTTATTTGGAACTTAGATGATATTATAGCCAATCAAGGAATAATATCGATGATATTATGATCATTTGTTTAAATTTCTTTAAAATATAATAACTGAAGGACAATTAAAGGCATAAGATTGGTTGATGTAACAGAATACGGAAGAGTCAGATGCACAAAATGAATCAAGTACCACAGGCTAGATGCAGTTATTCCTTCAAAGAAAGCCAAATGTCCTCCATGCTTTACAGTGGCCAACACAATATTTTTATTTAACCTATCGAAGGATTACGCATTAAAATGGATGTTGAAGTAATGCAACAGAAATAGAAAGAAAACTGATTAGAAAAAACAACAAAGCAGCATACCTGCATTCGTCCCATGGAATGGCTTCCTTGGTACAGACGGGATCATCCAGAGCACTAATACAGAGAAGCGGAATTGATACAGATTTCACATAAGGAGTACTGCTGCAACGTCTATAGTACGTATCAACAGTCTAAAGAAACAAAAGGATTTTAGATAGCAGACATAAGGAACCAGAAAAGAGAAGACAGCAGAAAATAGAAGATTACAAATCTTAGGTGGTACATGTACCTCATACTTTGCAAACAATCGAGTGGCGTGGTCATCGAAATCTCGAATAGAAAGTGCCTGCAAAACATAAGAATACATGAGTATTAATCAAGCTTTAAAAACTTAACCAAATCAATAACACTGAACAACATTTGAGAATGTGGTACATATTAGAATAAGTTTTGTGCCTTAAGAAAAAAAGCTATATCCAACAGGTAAAAGAGTAGAACAAATATTTGGCCTCTAAAATCAGCACGCATCTTTCAATCACTTAATGTCCTAGACTAGTAACATTTAAAATGCCGGCTATAAAATAACAGAATTAAGAGGAATAATGAATAAAAATGAATGGTCAGGTCAATAGCTTGAAACTCTTTAGAAATCTTCCACGTTGAATAATACTTGCTAGTAACTTGCTCTAAAACCACACACATGCGCACAAAAACTTACAGCAGTATTGAGAAAAATGTCAATAGAAATGTGTATCAAAAAACATAGTGAATATGTGATAAAGAAGTTAACATCAAACAACTGTAGGATAAGCATACAAATTTATCATATATTATATTAAATAGTAGTAAAAATTATGAACTTATTGAGAGTAAGACCACCTTCATTATCCCTTCCCAATTACCAAGCCGAGAAAAGAGAGGCTGGTGTCTGCAATGAATATTTATCAAACCACATCAAAAGTGAACTATAGAGACACATCTAAAAACTTTCATGTTTGTCAGCAAATGGTGATAGATGAAAATTAAGAGCTTATCAATCAGAAAGATAGAGGCATACAATTTTGCATAATCTTGAAGGTCGCCTGTTAGTGCTTTGTCATAAAACTTTTGCACAGGAGCACGAGTTATAAATCTATCAGTTATCTGCAAAATTATAGTTAACATTACTTCCAGTTAAAGAGCAATAACaggaaaaatgaaaaataatagAAACTTTCAGCGATGACAAACTAATAGTGAAATTTGACAAAGCCCCGTTCATTATATCAAATAGACTGTGTAACAATTTTGAACCAGAAGCACACATAGCTTGAATGCTAAAGGCCGGAAAGTATATCACAAGAATGTTTTAGATAGTTTCATTATGTTCATACGATTCCAAACCAAAATATTGCAATGTGCACACTCCGTTCTAAATGCTTCAAACATGTTAAAACTTTAACATTCCATTCAGATTGCATGATATTTCAATTAATtcttaagaatttttttttcaattggATTCACAAACAATTAGATTGGGTCCAAATTCAGAAGATAGATCCATTAGATTGTGGTTACTTTTCACAACATACTAGGTATATTAATAAATGTCATTTTAGCAAAAGTTAAACTTTGAAATCAAAATACTTCAGTAATTACTAACCAAAAGGTCCCAAGGAGAGCAAACAGCTACAACTCCAGCTACAGGAGTGTTCTCACCTTCCTCGCCAAGATATTTTACCTGCAAACAATCCTTAGAATTATACAGTGTAGTGCCAAGCTATTTGGATATTTGAGCACAAGTTAATGTGGGAAGGGAGCACACGTTAGAAGAAATAGAGATCAATGTGGGAAGGCAGCAATTGAAGATGTATGCGATCATATAGAAAATTCAACCTTCAGATTAGTTGAGGTATGTAATTAAATTAATCAATAGTGACTCAAATATGACATGAAGAAATTTGATGCAAGAAGATTATAAGACTTTAGTCTCGAATTTACCAGAATATTAGCTCCAACGCTATTTCCAACAATAAACAAAGGTGCCTTGGGATTCTCTTTGTGGACGTAATTAACAACTGTGCGAGTATCCTCAGTCCATCCAGAATTGTAGAAAATATCAGACTGAAATAATTTTAATAAGCATTTACATTACAACAAGAAAACAACAAATTTGGTACACCGTAATATTATTGAGATGCACATCAATCCTACCTACAACTCCAACAAAAAGAAATGCAAATAATCAAACTTGTTAATTAATCTACATATTTCTAACCGTGATTGGAACACCTCCAAGTCCTCGATGATTACTGACAACAACTTTCCATCCACGTTTTGCTGTATGATATGCAAGGTGTTTGAGATACTGCAAAGAAAGGGAGAATATAAACTATAAGACGGCACTAAAATATAACTTAGCCACACAAATAAACAATACTAGCTTGAAATAACTTACAGGAGCTGAAGAATCACTTGTTAAACCAGGAATCAAAATAACAATGGGAGTAGATTCATCTTTATTGACAACACTGCTAGAATCTGTAAAATAACCAATCACAAAATTCTGAAAGGTCTACCAGTCTTTCTAATTTGACAAACATTAGTCCAACAGTACCAAGTGAAATTATGTGGTTAATTCATGGGACATTATTATCAAGTGAAATCTGAGCCCTGTACTGTGACTGCCACGACCACAATCATGGTCGCAATCAGCTGTACCAACCGAAATAGCGAAATCTTTAAGGGACTGCAGCGCAATTAATTAAAACCTTTCCTCGTCAACAAATTTTCTGAAGGACAGAAAAGTAATTATTAAAATATTCTCTACTATATGCATACCGTCAGAGTTAGTTACCCAGTCTAAAGCAAGGgttgttacgaccgtcacagcACAATGGTTAAAATAATTTTGATGAGTAGATGAATGAAAACAAACGAATAAATGAATAAAGTACCTTCCAAGCGAGTTCGAAACTGATGGAATTAACGATGAAACTAGAAGAAACCCAGCAAAGAAAAGTAAGAACAACAACGAATGAATCAACTTTAATATCCAAAGCAGCGTAAAAGAGAGTATAGAAAACGGTAAAGAAGAATGATGAAGCCGTTGTGGGTTGTGAAGATTTCCGAGCAATCACGTTCTTTGTTCCTTTTTCACTATTTCTTGCACTTCATCGATGATGAAAAGTTTCTAAAATGtgaaatgaaaagaaaatttggaaCATGAGAAGTCATGGTTATATTTTAGGCGGTAATGATAAATTGTACTTAGGGTTTCCTAAATTTACACCCTATTTTAATATAACGGGTTTAATATAAATTTAGTCATTTATATTGTTATAATTATACACCCTATTTTTAAATATAGGGTGTCTATTGTTATATTAATATTCCAAAATTTACACTCTATTTTAATATAACGGGTTTAATATAAATTTAGTCATTTATATTGTTATAATTATACACCCTATTTTTAAATATAGGATGTCTATTgttatatattaatattaaaatttattatttttttaagaaaatttaagattaaacaaataagaataataaaagttattgtttaaggcacgaatattttatttttatttttaaatttacaCCCTTTTTTTGAATATCAGGTGTAATATAGAGTTGATAATAAATAATATTTGAATTTACACCCGTTATTTAAAAATAGGGTGTCTATTGTTACGTACTAAAATTCAAAATAAGACTttatttacaaaactgccacCGCATTTGCTTTTTACACCCGTTTTTTGTAAAACGGGTGTAAATTTACAAATTATATTATTCTTTTTGTACTAGTGCGTACGATCTTCTTTACCATCCGCGCATCGCGCGGGTCCTAatctatttattttatt includes these proteins:
- the LOC127123866 gene encoding uncharacterized protein LOC127123866 — encoded protein: MIRDIGVDAFKKTNVVDTLQRDMEESKKYENLKECPKCGESLYKQKDNGVEVGDGVTEKGVPSKEYKGSRDCLIIARNSEKGTKNVIARKSSQPTTASSFFFTVFYTLFYAALDIKVDSFVVVLTFLCWVSSSFIVNSISFELAWKNFVIGYFTDSSSVVNKDESTPIVILIPGLTSDSSAPYLKHLAYHTAKRGWKVVVSNHRGLGGVPITSDIFYNSGWTEDTRTVVNYVHKENPKAPLFIVGNSVGANILVKYLGEEGENTPVAGVVAVCSPWDLLITDRFITRAPVQKFYDKALTGDLQDYAKLHQPLFSRLGNWEGIMKALSIRDFDDHATRLFAKYETVDTYYRRCSSTPYVKSVSIPLLCISALDDPVCTKEAIPWDECRLNKNIVLATVKHGGHLAFFEGITASSLWWVRAANEFLDVLHSSHYMHQQKKISKPNAPLDSSIDQSPYINVTEDGLVAGLNNEPTTEIQKKNK